One window from the genome of Acidobacteriota bacterium encodes:
- a CDS encoding metallophosphoesterase family protein translates to MRTLILADIHSNIEALDAVLMATGGLRIDRAVLLGDLVGYNGAPVQVLQRLRTLAPVMTVRGNHDKACAGLENMALFNPLARMAIEWTREQLSPAALTSLAELPKGPLTLSPSVELCHGAPFDEDFYVQDALDARRAIESASTPVCLNAHTHVPAVFRTHGLSVRDQSPLEDGAFIVAWPAKGHLLVNVGSVGQPRDGDPRAAFGVLDEGAGTVELRRVEYDVVAAQQRIFDAGLPLALANRLEVGM, encoded by the coding sequence ATGCGCACACTGATCCTCGCGGACATTCACTCGAACATCGAAGCGCTCGACGCCGTGTTGATGGCCACCGGCGGCCTTCGCATCGATCGCGCCGTCCTGCTCGGCGATCTCGTCGGGTACAACGGCGCGCCCGTGCAGGTGCTGCAGCGGCTGCGCACGCTGGCGCCCGTGATGACTGTGCGCGGCAATCACGACAAGGCGTGTGCGGGTCTTGAGAACATGGCGCTGTTCAACCCGCTGGCCCGCATGGCGATCGAGTGGACCCGGGAGCAGCTGTCACCGGCCGCGCTCACCAGTCTTGCCGAATTGCCGAAAGGCCCCCTCACGCTGAGCCCGTCGGTCGAGCTTTGCCACGGCGCGCCGTTCGACGAGGACTTCTACGTGCAGGATGCACTCGACGCGCGCCGCGCGATCGAGTCCGCGTCCACGCCGGTGTGCCTCAACGCCCATACACACGTGCCTGCGGTGTTTCGCACCCACGGCCTCTCCGTACGCGACCAGTCCCCCCTTGAAGACGGCGCGTTCATTGTGGCGTGGCCCGCCAAAGGACATCTGCTGGTCAACGTCGGCTCGGTAGGACAGCCCCGCGACGGGGACCCACGCGCGGCGTTTGGCGTGTTGGATGAAGGGGCGGGGACGGTGGAACTGCGTCGCGTGGAGTACGACGTCGTGGCGGCTCAGCAGCGCATCTTTGACGCGGGTCTTCCCCTCGCGCTCGCGAATCGGCTGGAAGTTGGAATGTAA
- a CDS encoding CcmD family protein, with translation MACLTAPMLAQQPPVAQPPASANEFVPLSEAAPREVLPATPLVFYAYGFVWVALLGYVFTIWRRMAQVERDLADVQRRLKDGGGAR, from the coding sequence ATGGCTTGTCTAACCGCGCCAATGCTGGCCCAGCAGCCGCCCGTGGCGCAGCCGCCGGCGTCAGCGAACGAGTTTGTTCCGCTGAGCGAGGCCGCGCCGCGTGAAGTGTTGCCGGCCACCCCGCTCGTCTTTTACGCCTATGGATTTGTCTGGGTGGCGTTGCTTGGGTACGTCTTCACGATCTGGCGCCGGATGGCGCAGGTCGAACGGGACCTGGCCGATGTGCAGCGCCGGTTGAAGGATGGGGGAGGCGCGCGCTGA
- the ccsA gene encoding cytochrome c biogenesis protein CcsA: MQSRSKLVPVLLFVAAVMFFRAPFMIDAAPYESTMGLIQRIFYYHVPSAMVMFLSAFVCGVASAVYLAKRSPRADAVAVTAAELVVVFGLIVLVTGPIWARKAWGIWWQWDARLTSALVLWLIFVSYLLLRRFAGAGSEMLAAAVGVFGMANVPFVYWSVNVWRTIHPNTNVVASLIPEMRVPFYWCTAAFLLLYVALLLTRLRLEQSRMALEAAYAEIED; the protein is encoded by the coding sequence ATGCAGAGTCGGTCGAAACTGGTTCCGGTGCTGTTGTTCGTGGCGGCCGTGATGTTCTTTCGTGCGCCGTTCATGATTGACGCGGCGCCTTACGAGTCCACGATGGGCTTGATTCAGCGCATTTTTTATTACCATGTGCCATCGGCGATGGTCATGTTCCTGTCGGCCTTTGTGTGCGGCGTGGCGAGCGCCGTCTATCTCGCCAAACGATCGCCACGCGCGGATGCTGTGGCCGTGACAGCCGCTGAACTGGTGGTGGTGTTCGGCCTGATCGTGCTTGTGACCGGGCCCATCTGGGCACGGAAGGCCTGGGGCATCTGGTGGCAGTGGGATGCGCGCCTCACCTCGGCGCTCGTGTTGTGGCTGATCTTCGTGTCGTATCTGCTGCTGCGACGATTCGCCGGCGCCGGTTCCGAGATGTTGGCCGCCGCGGTGGGCGTCTTCGGCATGGCCAACGTCCCGTTTGTGTACTGGTCGGTCAACGTGTGGCGCACGATTCATCCCAACACCAACGTCGTCGCGTCGTTGATTCCCGAGATGCGCGTGCCGTTCTACTGGTGCACCGCCGCGTTTCTCCTACTGTATGTCGCGCTGCTGTTGACCAGGCTCCGCCTCGAGCAGAGTCGGATGGCGCTTGAAGCGGCATATGCGGAGATTGAGGACTGA
- a CDS encoding heme exporter protein CcmB gives MGFLHTVWTIARKDLVIEARSRELAYTTLFFAVSVVLVFSFSFVVEGVALTDAAAGILWVSIAFAGTLALGRTFERERQSDTLKALLLSPVERPAIYVGKLVGVLLLMLVVEAVVTPVVGLLFQAPIDRAPLLLVGLLVTGTLGFAAVGTLFAAMLIRAQSRDVLLPVLLYPITVPLVIAGVRGTAAIFAAEPNLAVAQAWLSMLIFFDAVFLTLALWVFGPVMGE, from the coding sequence ATGGGGTTCCTTCACACGGTGTGGACCATCGCACGCAAAGACCTGGTGATCGAAGCGCGCAGCCGTGAACTGGCCTACACCACGCTGTTTTTCGCCGTGTCGGTGGTGCTCGTGTTTTCCTTCAGCTTTGTGGTCGAGGGCGTGGCCTTGACGGATGCCGCCGCGGGCATCCTCTGGGTCTCGATCGCGTTTGCCGGAACACTCGCCCTGGGGCGGACGTTCGAACGTGAACGGCAGTCGGACACGCTGAAGGCGTTGCTGCTGTCACCGGTGGAGCGTCCGGCAATTTACGTCGGCAAGCTGGTCGGTGTGTTGCTGCTGATGCTGGTCGTCGAAGCTGTCGTCACGCCGGTGGTGGGGCTCCTGTTCCAGGCACCGATCGACAGGGCCCCGCTGCTGCTTGTGGGGTTGCTCGTCACGGGGACGCTGGGCTTTGCCGCCGTGGGGACGCTGTTTGCCGCCATGCTCATTCGCGCCCAGTCCCGGGATGTGCTGCTGCCGGTGTTGTTGTATCCGATAACCGTTCCACTCGTGATTGCTGGCGTGCGGGGCACCGCCGCCATTTTTGCGGCCGAGCCGAACCTGGCCGTGGCGCAGGCGTGGCTGTCGATGCTGATATTCTTTGACGCGGTGTTTCTCACCCTGGCGCTCTGGGTGTTTGGGCCGGTGATGGGCGAGTAG
- a CDS encoding ABC transporter ATP-binding protein, whose protein sequence is MSVDFDTVHVDDVSRHYGRRRALAHVTLQARQGEILGLFGPNGAGKSTLISILSTLLRPSGGGVRYGTHTVADTGDALRGQIGVLGHDLYLYGDLTARENLRFFGRLYGLDRLESRVNDALARARLSDRGDDRAGSFSRGLRQRLAFERALLHEPRLVLLDEPFTGLDDDSAQVLIESLRTLRDAGRIVVMATHDFDTAEAVVDRSLCVDRGRAWPVADGVGTLRERYRRTLAERV, encoded by the coding sequence GTGAGTGTCGACTTCGACACGGTCCATGTCGATGACGTCTCGCGGCACTACGGTCGCCGGCGGGCCCTGGCGCACGTCACACTGCAGGCCCGGCAGGGCGAAATCCTTGGGTTGTTCGGGCCGAATGGCGCCGGCAAGTCCACGCTCATTTCCATCCTCTCCACGCTCCTGAGGCCCAGCGGCGGCGGTGTCCGGTATGGCACGCACACCGTGGCGGACACCGGCGATGCCCTTCGCGGGCAAATCGGCGTCCTCGGGCACGACCTGTACCTCTATGGCGACCTGACTGCGCGCGAGAACCTGCGGTTCTTCGGGCGACTGTATGGACTCGACCGGCTCGAGAGCAGGGTGAACGACGCGCTCGCTCGCGCGCGACTCTCCGACCGCGGCGATGATCGGGCCGGGTCGTTTTCACGAGGACTGCGGCAGCGTCTGGCGTTTGAGCGTGCGCTTCTGCATGAACCACGGCTCGTTCTGCTCGATGAGCCGTTCACCGGCCTTGATGATGATTCGGCGCAGGTCCTGATCGAGAGCCTGCGCACCCTTCGCGATGCCGGGCGCATCGTCGTCATGGCCACACACGATTTTGATACGGCCGAGGCCGTGGTGGATCGATCGCTTTGTGTCGACCGAGGACGCGCATGGCCGGTGGCCGACGGCGTGGGCACACTGCGAGAGCGGTACCGGCGCACATTGGCGGAGCGCGTCTGA
- a CDS encoding cytochrome c-type biogenesis protein CcmH — protein MRTEIASLVAAGKSYDDVVDYYVSKYGSQEVLAAPIDKGFNRLAWFLPYAVGMIGVMVVGGVAVKWARRPQDTDPAVVTTPADDADAKIRQERLNDELRDLD, from the coding sequence ATGCGCACTGAAATTGCCTCGCTGGTGGCGGCAGGCAAATCCTACGATGATGTCGTCGACTATTACGTGTCGAAGTACGGCAGCCAGGAAGTGCTGGCCGCGCCGATCGACAAGGGTTTTAATCGGCTGGCCTGGTTCCTGCCGTACGCCGTGGGGATGATCGGCGTCATGGTGGTGGGAGGGGTGGCGGTCAAGTGGGCGCGCCGGCCCCAGGACACCGACCCTGCGGTGGTGACCACCCCCGCCGACGACGCCGACGCAAAGATCCGTCAGGAGAGGCTCAACGATGAGCTCCGAGACCTCGACTGA
- a CDS encoding heme lyase CcmF/NrfE family subunit, which translates to MASLGYFLILAAFVVASAAFATGVAGGRRGRSSLVHGSVGLFHVLTGLMLVASAIIVHAFVTEDYSIKYVQRYSDAAQPLFYKLTSYWGGLDGSLMFWVTLLAVFGSAAVHINRDRHRLLVPWVVAVISVVQMFFLFLMVVHNNPFETHLLASPAEGRGLNPLLQNFYMVIHPPLLYLGFVGMTIPFAFCLAALISGQLDDSWLRAVRRWTMTSWLFLTVGLALGGLWAYEELGWGGYWGWDPVENAGLLPWFTATAFLHSVMVQERRGMLKVWNVSLVIMTFFLTIFGTFMTRSGIVQSVHAFGEDRQLAWMFTVFMVAILTISFGLVIWRMPMLRARNELDSWASREAAFLANNWILLFSAFFVLFATMFPTISEALRGERLTVGPPFFDKWMLPIGLMLLVLTGIGPLLAWRKTAVSSMRYQLMWPLTSAVVTGVTMTALGVQFWAAGLCFSLCALVAGTIIQEFWRGSGVRQRATGTDRFTALIGLFARSRRRYAGYIVHLGIVLIFLGFGGNGFKLEEQVVLTPGQEVTVGPYVVKYSALKVTDDGQKQMITAHATVLRDGESIGGMYPARWYFRNKEEEPTTEVAIRRGFADDLYLVLAQFEVGTQQATIEVTVNPLINWMWFGFGIMAVGTILSLLPERAMAFATVTVPQGAVTTSMLALMLVGGLGAPAHAQHVDNPQVVLLVPRSPVEKKLRDEIVCMCGTCGRKRVAECVRHSGCDAH; encoded by the coding sequence ATGGCTTCACTTGGCTACTTCCTTATCCTCGCGGCCTTTGTGGTCGCCAGCGCTGCGTTTGCCACGGGGGTGGCCGGCGGCCGCCGTGGCCGCTCGTCGCTGGTCCACGGCTCGGTCGGACTCTTCCACGTCCTGACAGGGCTGATGCTGGTGGCGTCGGCCATCATCGTGCACGCGTTCGTCACCGAGGACTACAGCATCAAGTATGTCCAGCGGTACTCGGACGCGGCGCAACCCCTGTTCTATAAATTGACGTCGTACTGGGGTGGCCTCGACGGGTCGCTGATGTTCTGGGTGACGTTGCTGGCCGTGTTCGGAAGCGCGGCCGTGCACATCAACCGCGACCGGCATCGTCTGCTCGTGCCCTGGGTGGTGGCCGTCATCTCTGTTGTGCAGATGTTCTTCCTCTTCCTGATGGTGGTGCACAACAATCCGTTCGAGACGCACCTGCTGGCGTCGCCGGCCGAAGGCCGGGGCCTGAACCCGCTGCTCCAGAATTTCTACATGGTCATTCATCCGCCCCTGCTGTATCTGGGGTTTGTCGGCATGACCATTCCGTTCGCGTTTTGCCTGGCCGCGCTCATCAGCGGGCAGCTCGACGACTCGTGGCTCCGCGCGGTGAGGCGCTGGACGATGACGTCGTGGTTGTTCCTGACCGTTGGTCTCGCGCTGGGCGGCCTGTGGGCGTACGAAGAACTCGGGTGGGGCGGCTACTGGGGCTGGGACCCGGTTGAGAACGCCGGCTTGTTGCCGTGGTTCACGGCGACCGCGTTCCTCCATTCGGTGATGGTGCAGGAACGGCGTGGCATGTTGAAGGTCTGGAACGTGTCGCTCGTCATCATGACGTTCTTCCTGACCATCTTCGGCACGTTCATGACGCGGTCCGGCATTGTGCAGTCCGTGCATGCGTTTGGCGAAGACCGCCAGCTGGCCTGGATGTTCACCGTTTTCATGGTGGCGATCCTGACCATCAGTTTTGGTCTCGTGATTTGGCGCATGCCGATGCTCAGGGCCCGCAACGAGCTGGACTCGTGGGCCTCGCGGGAAGCGGCCTTCCTGGCCAACAACTGGATTCTGCTGTTCTCGGCGTTCTTCGTGTTGTTCGCCACGATGTTCCCGACGATCAGCGAGGCTCTGCGTGGCGAGCGGTTGACCGTTGGCCCGCCGTTCTTCGACAAGTGGATGCTGCCGATTGGTCTGATGCTGCTGGTGCTGACCGGCATCGGACCGCTGCTGGCCTGGCGCAAGACGGCAGTCTCGAGCATGCGGTATCAGTTGATGTGGCCGCTGACGTCCGCCGTGGTGACCGGCGTGACCATGACGGCGCTCGGCGTCCAGTTCTGGGCCGCAGGATTGTGCTTCTCGCTCTGCGCACTCGTGGCAGGCACGATTATTCAGGAGTTCTGGCGCGGTTCGGGTGTGCGCCAGCGGGCCACAGGCACGGATCGCTTCACGGCGCTCATTGGCCTGTTCGCGCGTTCACGCCGGCGCTACGCCGGTTACATCGTGCACCTCGGCATCGTGCTCATCTTCCTGGGTTTCGGTGGCAATGGCTTCAAGCTTGAAGAGCAGGTGGTGCTCACGCCTGGCCAGGAAGTGACAGTCGGGCCGTACGTCGTCAAGTACTCGGCACTGAAGGTGACTGACGACGGGCAGAAGCAGATGATTACGGCGCACGCCACAGTCTTACGCGATGGGGAGTCCATCGGTGGGATGTACCCGGCGCGCTGGTACTTCCGGAACAAGGAAGAAGAGCCGACGACGGAAGTGGCGATTCGCCGCGGTTTTGCCGACGACCTCTACCTCGTGCTGGCGCAGTTTGAGGTGGGCACTCAGCAAGCCACCATTGAAGTGACGGTGAATCCCCTCATCAACTGGATGTGGTTCGGCTTCGGCATCATGGCGGTGGGCACGATCCTGTCGCTGCTCCCCGAACGGGCCATGGCCTTCGCCACGGTCACAGTGCCGCAAGGCGCGGTGACCACATCGATGCTCGCCCTGATGCTGGTGGGCGGGCTTGGTGCGCCGGCGCACGCGCAACACGTGGACAATCCACAGGTGGTGTTGCTGGTGCCACGGTCGCCTGTCGAGAAGAAGCTCCGGGATGAAATTGTCTGCATGTGCGGCACGTGCGGTCGCAAACGCGTGGCGGAGTGCGTGCGGCACAGCGGATGCGATGCGCACTGA
- a CDS encoding cytochrome c maturation protein CcmE → MHGHVQGDPLVKSSTLEYRFKIHSNGQVMDAVYTGVVPDTFKADAEVVVKGRLGPNNVIHVEPKGIMAKCPSKYEAGPTAPTVR, encoded by the coding sequence GTGCACGGCCATGTGCAGGGCGACCCCCTGGTCAAGTCATCCACACTTGAGTACCGCTTCAAGATTCACTCGAACGGGCAGGTCATGGACGCGGTCTACACGGGAGTGGTCCCCGACACGTTCAAGGCCGACGCCGAGGTCGTGGTGAAAGGACGCCTGGGACCGAACAACGTCATTCACGTAGAGCCGAAGGGCATCATGGCGAAGTGCCCATCGAAGTACGAAGCCGGGCCCACCGCTCCAACCGTTCGCTAG
- the maf gene encoding septum formation inhibitor Maf: MSLVLASASARRRELLAAAGFAFDVIAADIDEQIRAGEAPEDYARRMAIEKAGAVRARSGARTVVAADTIVVIDGDVLGKPCDDAEAVRMLTRLSGERHEVFTAVAVWWPDAAAPMVAIERTSVWMRVIAPDEIAAAVASGEPRDKAGAYAIQGFASRWVTRLEGAYDTVVGLPVSTVDRMLRHRVSGAYP; this comes from the coding sequence ATGAGTTTGGTGCTCGCGTCCGCGTCCGCACGACGACGCGAACTGCTCGCCGCAGCGGGGTTCGCGTTCGACGTGATCGCGGCCGACATCGACGAGCAGATTCGCGCCGGGGAGGCGCCGGAGGACTACGCGCGGCGCATGGCCATTGAGAAAGCTGGCGCGGTTCGTGCAAGGTCTGGGGCGCGAACGGTGGTCGCGGCCGACACCATCGTGGTGATCGATGGGGATGTGCTGGGAAAGCCATGCGACGATGCCGAAGCGGTGCGCATGCTTACACGGCTGTCTGGGGAGAGGCATGAAGTATTTACCGCGGTGGCGGTGTGGTGGCCTGACGCCGCCGCACCGATGGTGGCGATTGAGCGCACCAGCGTGTGGATGCGCGTGATTGCCCCCGACGAAATTGCCGCGGCGGTGGCGTCGGGGGAGCCCCGTGACAAGGCCGGCGCGTATGCGATTCAGGGATTCGCGTCGCGCTGGGTGACCCGGCTCGAGGGCGCGTACGACACTGTGGTGGGGTTGCCTGTATCAACCGTTGATCGAATGTTGCGCCACCGGGTGTCCGGGGCGTATCCTTGA
- a CDS encoding DUF721 domain-containing protein, producing MESLQLTAARVLGPLLDAQPLSPGKVAFAWSIAAGPALSRASTPTWTTDGTLRIRARDAVWRTELERARPMVAERLTHLLGPTAIRRIIITE from the coding sequence ATGGAATCGCTGCAGCTGACGGCCGCTCGTGTCCTGGGGCCACTGCTCGACGCCCAGCCACTCTCACCCGGCAAGGTCGCCTTCGCATGGTCCATCGCCGCCGGCCCCGCGCTCTCGCGCGCCAGCACACCAACATGGACCACCGATGGCACGCTGCGCATTCGCGCACGTGATGCCGTGTGGCGTACCGAACTTGAACGCGCACGGCCGATGGTGGCCGAGCGACTCACCCACCTGCTGGGCCCCACGGCCATTCGCCGCATCATCATTACGGAGTAA
- a CDS encoding acetyl-CoA C-acetyltransferase: MRESVIVSAVRTPTGKFLGVLKDFRAPDLGALAVREAVARAGIDPASVDECLMGNVVSAGVGQAPARQAALRGGLPITVGALTINKVCGSGLKAVMLASQGIATGDIDIAVAGGMESMSNCPHLLFKVREGLRMGDSKVVDSMVHDGLWDAFDDVHMGMTGELVSETYKVSREEQDAYAVDSHRKAAKATKEGAFTDEMLPISIPQRKGEPIIVNADEPIREDTSLESLGRLKPAFKKDGTVTAGNAPGVNDAAAALVVMAADVAAHLNLTPIARIVGQATSGLEPKMVLMTPVDAVRKLMLKTGWSLADVDLFELNEAFSVQGVAVIRELGIDPLKVNVHGGAVALGHAIGASGARVLTTLLYALKRHGKKRGVATLCLGGGNGVALAVEML; this comes from the coding sequence ATGCGTGAATCAGTCATCGTCAGCGCCGTTCGTACACCCACGGGCAAGTTCCTGGGCGTGCTCAAAGATTTCCGCGCGCCGGACCTGGGCGCCCTTGCCGTGCGCGAAGCCGTCGCCCGTGCCGGTATCGATCCCGCGAGCGTGGACGAATGCCTCATGGGCAACGTGGTGAGCGCCGGTGTGGGCCAGGCGCCTGCACGTCAGGCTGCTCTGCGCGGCGGGCTCCCAATTACCGTGGGCGCGCTCACGATCAACAAGGTCTGCGGTTCGGGGCTCAAAGCCGTGATGCTCGCCTCGCAAGGCATCGCAACCGGCGACATCGACATTGCCGTCGCCGGCGGCATGGAGTCCATGAGCAATTGCCCGCACCTCCTCTTCAAGGTCCGCGAAGGCCTGCGCATGGGCGACAGCAAGGTGGTGGACTCCATGGTCCACGACGGCCTCTGGGACGCGTTCGACGATGTGCATATGGGGATGACGGGGGAACTGGTCTCGGAAACCTACAAGGTCAGCCGCGAGGAACAGGACGCCTACGCGGTGGACAGCCATCGCAAGGCCGCCAAGGCGACAAAGGAAGGCGCGTTCACAGACGAGATGCTTCCTATCTCGATTCCGCAGCGCAAAGGCGAGCCGATCATTGTGAATGCCGACGAGCCCATTCGCGAAGATACGTCCCTCGAGTCACTCGGCCGCCTCAAGCCGGCCTTCAAGAAGGATGGCACGGTCACGGCCGGCAACGCGCCGGGTGTGAATGACGCAGCTGCAGCGCTTGTGGTCATGGCTGCCGATGTGGCCGCGCACCTCAACCTCACACCCATCGCACGCATCGTCGGCCAGGCCACCTCGGGCCTGGAACCAAAGATGGTGCTCATGACTCCTGTCGATGCCGTGAGGAAGCTGATGCTGAAGACCGGGTGGTCGCTGGCCGACGTGGACCTGTTCGAGTTGAACGAAGCGTTTTCGGTGCAGGGCGTGGCGGTCATCCGTGAACTCGGCATCGACCCGCTGAAGGTCAACGTCCACGGCGGCGCGGTGGCGCTGGGACACGCGATCGGCGCGAGTGGCGCGCGCGTGCTCACGACGCTGCTCTACGCGCTCAAGCGCCACGGCAAGAAACGCGGCGTGGCGACGCTTTGTCTCGGCGGCGGCAATGGCGTGGCGCTTGCGGTGGAAATGCTCTGA
- a CDS encoding 3-hydroxybutyryl-CoA dehydrogenase encodes MIKVVGVIGAGTMGNGIAQVFAQSGFTVKLHDAAAPAIDRALKTIDKSLAKFVEKGKMTAENRDAALGRLSAAPSLDAFGDVDYVVEAVVERLDVKRSIFGALDTITRPDVILTSNTSSISITTIGAATTRPSLVLGMHFMNPVPLMTLVELIRGQATSPEAMQTASDLCRTLGKTPVEAADYPGFIANRILMPMINEAIFAVMEGVGTPEAIDSVMKLGMNHPMGPLTLADFIGLDVCLAIMEVLHSGLGDPKYRPCPLLRRMVAAGQLGKKSGRGFYVYA; translated from the coding sequence ATGATCAAAGTAGTGGGCGTGATTGGCGCGGGCACAATGGGGAATGGCATCGCGCAGGTTTTTGCGCAGTCGGGTTTCACGGTCAAATTGCACGACGCGGCGGCGCCGGCGATTGACCGCGCGCTCAAGACCATCGACAAGAGCCTGGCGAAGTTCGTGGAGAAGGGCAAGATGACCGCCGAGAATCGCGACGCGGCGCTCGGCCGTCTCTCGGCGGCCCCTTCGCTCGATGCGTTCGGCGATGTGGACTATGTCGTCGAAGCGGTCGTCGAGCGTCTCGACGTCAAGCGCAGCATCTTCGGCGCGCTCGACACCATCACCCGGCCCGACGTCATCCTCACCTCCAACACGTCGTCCATCTCGATCACCACGATCGGCGCGGCGACGACGCGGCCATCACTTGTCCTCGGCATGCACTTCATGAATCCCGTGCCGCTGATGACGCTGGTCGAACTCATCCGGGGCCAGGCCACGTCGCCCGAGGCGATGCAGACAGCTTCAGATCTCTGCCGGACGCTGGGCAAGACCCCGGTCGAGGCAGCCGACTACCCCGGCTTCATCGCCAACCGCATCCTGATGCCGATGATCAACGAGGCCATCTTCGCCGTAATGGAGGGCGTGGGCACACCCGAGGCGATCGACTCAGTGATGAAGCTCGGCATGAATCACCCCATGGGACCGCTCACGCTGGCCGACTTCATCGGCCTGGACGTGTGCCTGGCCATCATGGAGGTGCTGCACAGTGGCTTGGGCGATCCGAAGTACCGGCCGTGTCCCCTGCTCCGCCGCATGGTGGCTGCCGGGCAACTGGGAAAGAAGTCGGGCCGCGGCTTCTACGTCTACGCCTGA